CCGACAGCCACCACGAGACGGCCGTCGATCCGCGGCCGTACGACGAACTCGACCTCGCGCCCTTCCGGGCCGCGATCGCCGCGGGCGTGCCGATGCTGATGAGCGCGCACGTCGTCTTTCCTGCGCTGGATCCCGACCGGCCCGCCACGCTCAGCCCGCGCATTCTCAGCGGGCTGCTCCGGGACGAACTCGGCTTCGAGGGCGTGCTGGTGAGCGACGCGCTGGAGATGAAGGCGATCGCCGACCGGTACGGCGAGGCTGCGGGGGCGCGGCTCGCTCTGGACGCCGGGGCGGATCAAGTCATCGTGGCTGTACCGGACTTGGGGGTGACGCTGGCCTGCCGGGACGCGGTGTTCGATGCGTTGCGGACCGGTGAGCTGTCGGAAGGGCGGGTGCGGGAGGCCGCGGGGCGGGTGCAAGGGCTCGCTCGGCGGTACGCGACTGAGGCCGCGGTGGTTTCCGGGTGGGACGCGGGGGTGGGGCTGGAGGCCGCACGGCGGGCGGTGCGGGGGCAGAGCGAGCCGATGCGGTTGCGTGGAGCGTTCGTCGTCGATCTGTTTCCGCCGCCGCATCCGGCGCTCAACTGGGGTGGGGAGGATCTGTTGAGCGAGGTGCGGGAGGTCGACGGTACGGCTTCGGGGGTGGCGGTCACGGGGGAGCCGGCGGATTCCGGTGCGCTGGTGGACGAGATCTCGCGGATGGCCGGTGAGTCGCCGTTGGTCGTCGCCACGTGTGATGCCGGGCTGTATCCCTGGCAGGAGCGGATGCGGGATGCGGTGGTGGGGCGGCGGTCGGACGCGGTGCGGGTGGATACCGGGCTGCCGGAGGGGGGTGCGTTGTGTTCGTTCGGGCGCGGGCGGGTCAATCTGCGGGCCGTGGCAGAGGTGCTGAGCGCATAGGCATGGCCCGCCATTGCTGCATCCTCGGGTCGTGCGTGGGATCGGCATACATGGCGGGGCAACCGTCATCGACGGCTTCGGGGCG
This genomic window from Streptomyces sp. DG2A-72 contains:
- a CDS encoding glycoside hydrolase family 3 protein, with amino-acid sequence MTHTERTPLSPALPSDLDDAVHRCLVAGFDGTTSVPDTLKRLIDRGLGGVILFTRNVRDAAQVRELTDTLRALRPDLLVAIDNEGGGIGHLVRAGAPEVPGSYALGVVDDPELTARCADALAGHLASLGITASYAPVADLQHQPLNPIVRTRSFGADPDVASRHLSAWIAATEARGIASCAKHFPGHGGTVTDSHHETAVDPRPYDELDLAPFRAAIAAGVPMLMSAHVVFPALDPDRPATLSPRILSGLLRDELGFEGVLVSDALEMKAIADRYGEAAGARLALDAGADQVIVAVPDLGVTLACRDAVFDALRTGELSEGRVREAAGRVQGLARRYATEAAVVSGWDAGVGLEAARRAVRGQSEPMRLRGAFVVDLFPPPHPALNWGGEDLLSEVREVDGTASGVAVTGEPADSGALVDEISRMAGESPLVVATCDAGLYPWQERMRDAVVGRRSDAVRVDTGLPEGGALCSFGRGRVNLRAVAEVLSA